The stretch of DNA GGCTCGACCATCGAGGGCCTGGCCCGGGTCGTGGAGTCGGACATGCTCGTGCGCCCGGACCCGTCGACGTTCGCGGTGCTGCCGTGGCGCGGCGGCCCCGACGGGCGGCAGGGGACCGCGCGGATGTTCTGCGACGTCCTCACCCCCGACGGGCTGCCCGCCCCGCAGGACCCCCGCCACGTCCTCAAGCGCACGCTGGCCAAGGCCGCCGAGGCCGGGTTCAGCTTCTACACGCACCCCGAGATCGAGTTCTACCTGTTCGAGAAGGACCTCGACGCGCAGGGGATCCCGGTCCCGGTCGACCAGGCGGGCTACTTCGACCACGTCCCCGCCGGCGTCGCCCACGACTTCCGCCGCGAGGCGATCACCATGCTGGAGGCGCTCGGCATCTCGGTGGAGTACTCCCACCACGAGAACGGGCCGGGCCAGAACGAGATCGACCTGCGCTACGCCGACGCGCTGTCCACGGCCGACAACATCATGACCTTCCGCACCGTGGTCAAGGAGGTGGCCTTCGCCCAGGGCCACCAGGCCTCGTTCATGCCGCGCCCTCTGGCCGGGCTGCCCGGGTCGGGGATGCACACGCACCTGTCGCTGTTCTCCGGCGAGGCGAACGCCTTCCACGCCGACGGCGCGGAGTACCAGCTGTCGACGACCGGCCGCTCGTTCATCGCCGGCCTGCTGCGGCACGCCCGCGAGATCACCGCCGTCACCAACCAGTGGGTGAACTCCTACAAGCGGCTGTGGGGCGGCAGCGAGGCGCCGTCCTACGTCTGCTGGGGCCACAACAACCGCTCCGCGCTGGTCCGGGTCCCGATGTACAAGCCGAGCAAGGGCCAGT from Aquipuribacter hungaricus encodes:
- the glnA gene encoding type I glutamate--ammonia ligase, whose amino-acid sequence is MDRQQEFVLRTVEERDVRFVRLWFTDVLGSLKSVAVAPAELEAAFTEGIGFDGSTIEGLARVVESDMLVRPDPSTFAVLPWRGGPDGRQGTARMFCDVLTPDGLPAPQDPRHVLKRTLAKAAEAGFSFYTHPEIEFYLFEKDLDAQGIPVPVDQAGYFDHVPAGVAHDFRREAITMLEALGISVEYSHHENGPGQNEIDLRYADALSTADNIMTFRTVVKEVAFAQGHQASFMPRPLAGLPGSGMHTHLSLFSGEANAFHADGAEYQLSTTGRSFIAGLLRHAREITAVTNQWVNSYKRLWGGSEAPSYVCWGHNNRSALVRVPMYKPSKGQSTRVEYRALDPATNPYLAFAVLLAAGLKGVEEGWELPAGAEDDVWELTDSERRSLGIEPLPGSLSEAISVMEGSELVADTLGEGVFDFFLRNKRAEWDDYRREITPFERRRYLPLL